Below is a window of Tolypothrix bouteillei VB521301 DNA.
GTGAGTCTGTTTTTAATCAATCCTAGTGGAATTATTTTTGGAGCGAATGCAAAACTCAATATTGGCGGCTCATTCATTGGTACAACGGCAAGTAGCATTAAATTTGCCGATGGCGTAGAGTTGAAAGCCACTGAGGCAATGGTACCTCCCCTGCTGACGCTGAGCGTACCCATCGGCTTGCAGTTTGGTCCAAACTCAGGTGCCATCTCCGTTCAAAACACGAGCCATTCTCCCTCGGAAACTTCACCAGGCATAGGGGTGATGGCTGGAAAGACACTCGCTTTGCTGGGAAATGGCATTGACTTAGCAGGAGGCATTTTAAAAACCGTGGATGGCTCCATTGAACTTGGCAGCGTTCGCTCGGGACAAGTTGATCTTCAGGAAGTATCCCTTGGGTGGGCATTTGATTACTCTAACGTTGGGGAGGAACTGAGCGACATCCACTTGAGTAGGCAAGCACAAGTCTCTGGGTTGGGATTTGGAAGTAGTGCAATCCAAATGCATGGCAGAAATATCAGCATTGTGGAAGGTTCGGCTGTGACTACTCAAAATCTCGGTTCTCTCTCATCTGACCGGATTGCGATTCATGCTACTGAATTGTTCAGTCTTGAAGGCACAAACCCACAAGGAACTATACGCAACCAAGTGGCAAGCAGCGCTCTTGGTTTGGGGAAGGGAGGAGATATTACAATCTCGACCGGACAACTCTTGCTACGAGGTGGAGCCCAAATCACGACTCAAAGCGTTAGTTCGGGGCAGGGTGGGAATATCGTAGTGAAGGTCTCCGAGTCAATCTTAGCGAGTGGATTTAACCCTATCAATCCTTCAGCAAGTACATCAATTTTGACAAACTCAGCTGGTTCTGGAAAAGCAGGAAATGTGGCTCTTTCAACCCAAAAACTCATAGTTGCTAACGGCGCTACTATTGGATCGACTACTTTCACAACTGGCGATAGTGGGGCTGTCCAAATTGATGCTTCAGACTCGATCGATGTTTCTGGAATTAACAACATTACATTTCTCCCTAGCATTGTAGCTTCATCAACAATAGGATATGGGAATGCAGGTAGTCTGACGATCTCAACGGCGCGACTTATCGTTAGAGAAGGAGGTTTAGTTTCTTCTTCGACTGGCGCAATAGGAAATGCTGGTAACGTTAAGATTACAGCATCAGAGTTTATTGACGTAAATGGTGCATCGTCGCACAGCTTTCTCACTAGCAGCATTGGTTCTAATGCACTCCGCCTCGATCCTGTTACCCGTAAAATTTATAACCTACCCGAAATTCCCAATGGGAATGCTGGAGGTGTAGTCCTCATAACGCCACAATTGCATATTACGGATCGAGCCGAGGTAGGAGTAAAAAATGATGGTACGGGCCACGCAGGGAATTTCGAGATTTATGCAGATTCGATTGTCCTGAACAATCGAGGAGCAATTTCCGCCGCCACCCAATCTGGAAACGGTGGCAACCTACTTCTGAATGCTCGACAACT
It encodes the following:
- a CDS encoding beta strand repeat-containing protein, encoding MKAASVRLGLVKRIITTGVLLPLGIMLFDLGCAKAQVSSDGTLNTSVSQNGDRFIITNGTATGSNLFHSFRQFSVPTGGSATFDLANTPNISTIFSRVTSGSISQIDGLIETINSNHPVSLFLINPSGIIFGANAKLNIGGSFIGTTASSIKFADGVELKATEAMVPPLLTLSVPIGLQFGPNSGAISVQNTSHSPSETSPGIGVMAGKTLALLGNGIDLAGGILKTVDGSIELGSVRSGQVDLQEVSLGWAFDYSNVGEELSDIHLSRQAQVSGLGFGSSAIQMHGRNISIVEGSAVTTQNLGSLSSDRIAIHATELFSLEGTNPQGTIRNQVASSALGLGKGGDITISTGQLLLRGGAQITTQSVSSGQGGNIVVKVSESILASGFNPINPSASTSILTNSAGSGKAGNVALSTQKLIVANGATIGSTTFTTGDSGAVQIDASDSIDVSGINNITFLPSIVASSTIGYGNAGSLTISTARLIVREGGLVSSSTGAIGNAGNVKITASEFIDVNGASSHSFLTSSIGSNALRLDPVTRKIYNLPEIPNGNAGGVVLITPQLHITDRAEVGVKNDGTGHAGNFEIYADSIVLNNRGAISAATQSGNGGNLLLNARQLLLIDGNSKISVEAKGAGDGGNISMNTPVVVGYNNSDIIANAIQGRGGNIQITTQGIFGLKFRPQLTSENDITASSQSGVSGTVQINTIGITPNIAVVELPANVVDPSQQIASGCAGSQSSRFVATGRGGIPQNPNQQLSSDRTWDDIRDLSAYRQTREVTAQIPPLPAVLVEATSWHRNAEGKIELVAPPSLAPKQPLLTCADIVKQH